One stretch of Paenibacillus sp. FSL R5-0341 DNA includes these proteins:
- a CDS encoding cytidine deaminase yields MTSHTGSFNIEQQLFDAAANFVQQRYPQGWGGAGAVYTEAGSLLISVAPEVINDATHLCMETGAYLEAHKLNERVTHSLCIARDDEHSEFKVLTPCGVCQERLFYWGEEVKAAVYDPAGQLVFKRLDEIQPHHWSKAYKDK; encoded by the coding sequence ATGACATCACACACAGGATCATTTAATATTGAACAACAATTGTTCGATGCAGCCGCAAACTTTGTGCAGCAACGTTATCCTCAGGGATGGGGCGGTGCCGGTGCCGTCTATACCGAAGCTGGTTCCCTGTTGATTAGCGTAGCTCCAGAGGTCATCAACGATGCCACGCATCTATGTATGGAAACAGGAGCTTATCTGGAAGCCCACAAATTGAATGAACGCGTCACCCACTCCCTCTGTATCGCTCGTGATGACGAGCATTCGGAATTCAAGGTCCTTACACCCTGCGGCGTATGCCAGGAACGCTTGTTTTATTGGGGTGAAGAAGTGAAGGCTGCCGTATACGACCCTGCTGGTCAGTTGGTTTTCAAAAGACTGGATGAGATCCAACCTCACCATTGGTCCAAGGCATACAAGGATAAGTAA